The Deltaproteobacteria bacterium genome has a segment encoding these proteins:
- a CDS encoding sigma-54 dependent transcriptional regulator — protein MRDKNPDLPILLVDDEEQACNYYTTALETSLLNNVIHCTDSRQVMPLLEKSQVKVVVLDIIMPHISGLELLAQIVHSCPHVPVIMLTAVNEIETAVRCMQSGAFDYMLKPVEKSRFVSGIKRAIEVRELKEENLALKESFFSDKLEHEEAFSEIITNNSKMFSIFKYIESVANSPRPILISGETGVGKELFARVIHKISKRQGQLISVNVAGLDDNVFSDTLFGHKKGAFTGADSSRSGLIVQAGDGTLFLDEIGDLDEASQVKLLRLLQEGEYYPLGSDIKKMTDARIVAVTNHNLEASMKEGKFRRDLFYRLSSHHIVIPPLRKRLDDLPVLVEHFIAEAAKSLKKEAPALTENLIRLLSAYHFPGNVRELQGMVYDAVSLYEGGKLSLESFKDAVSNSEGLSDGKPAIKSGPGRISPHSDNLNLPETFGERFPPLREVEELLIRAAMKRAGGKQFIAANLLGISRPTLNKRLKQLEAEE, from the coding sequence ATGAGAGATAAAAACCCGGACTTACCCATACTGCTCGTCGATGACGAAGAACAGGCCTGCAATTATTATACAACGGCCCTTGAAACGTCTCTCCTGAATAATGTAATCCACTGCACCGACAGCCGGCAAGTAATGCCGCTGCTGGAAAAAAGCCAGGTAAAAGTTGTTGTCCTCGATATTATCATGCCCCATATATCGGGACTGGAACTGCTCGCTCAAATCGTTCACAGTTGCCCCCATGTGCCCGTCATCATGCTTACCGCCGTCAATGAAATAGAAACAGCCGTCCGGTGCATGCAGTCAGGCGCTTTTGATTACATGCTTAAGCCTGTTGAAAAAAGCCGCTTTGTAAGCGGCATTAAAAGAGCGATTGAAGTGCGGGAACTGAAGGAAGAAAACCTGGCGCTCAAAGAAAGCTTTTTCTCGGACAAGCTTGAACATGAGGAAGCATTTTCTGAAATTATTACCAATAATTCAAAAATGTTCTCTATTTTTAAATATATAGAATCCGTAGCAAATTCACCGCGCCCCATTCTCATTTCCGGTGAAACCGGTGTGGGCAAGGAATTGTTCGCAAGGGTCATACATAAAATCAGCAAACGCCAGGGACAGCTCATATCGGTCAATGTGGCGGGACTTGACGATAACGTTTTTTCCGATACCCTCTTCGGCCACAAAAAAGGCGCCTTTACCGGCGCTGACAGTTCGCGAAGCGGCCTTATCGTGCAAGCCGGTGACGGCACGCTCTTTCTCGATGAAATAGGCGATCTCGATGAAGCGTCACAGGTCAAACTGTTGAGGCTTTTGCAGGAAGGCGAATACTACCCTCTCGGCTCGGACATAAAAAAAATGACTGACGCCAGGATTGTCGCCGTCACAAATCATAATCTGGAAGCCTCAATGAAGGAAGGTAAATTCAGGAGAGATCTTTTTTACCGCCTTTCTTCTCATCACATCGTCATCCCCCCTCTTCGGAAACGGCTCGATGACTTGCCTGTACTTGTTGAACACTTTATTGCCGAAGCGGCAAAGTCTTTGAAAAAAGAGGCGCCCGCCCTTACGGAAAACCTGATAAGACTGCTTTCAGCCTATCACTTCCCCGGCAATGTCCGTGAATTGCAAGGCATGGTATATGACGCTGTCAGCCTCTATGAAGGAGGAAAACTTTCACTGGAGAGCTTCAAGGATGCTGTCAGCAACAGTGAAGGCTTGTCTGACGGCAAACCGGCAATAAAGAGCGGACCGGGAAGAATTTCTCCCCATTCGGACAACCTTAATCTGCCGGAAACTTTCGGTGAAAGATTCCCGCCTCTCAGAGAGGTTGAAGAGTTGCTTATCAGGGCTGCCATGAAACGGGCCGGCGGCAAACAATTTATTGCCGCCAACCTGCTGGGCATATCGAGGCCGACACTTAACAAACGCCTTAAACAGCTCGAAGCGGAAGAGTAA
- a CDS encoding response regulator has protein sequence MAEKKHILVAEDEEKMRQAVEFILQWKGYTVSAAKNGREALNIIIDSKGNKRPVDLLITDMQMPQMDGLELIDEIRKSGAAMPVIAMTGNRDVTIRYSLMEKDFSHCLFKPFGKDELLNSINAAIEERDGNKKAPKKTYKEKKYS, from the coding sequence ATGGCTGAGAAAAAACATATACTCGTTGCCGAAGATGAAGAAAAAATGCGACAGGCCGTCGAGTTCATTCTTCAGTGGAAAGGATACACCGTTTCAGCGGCAAAGAACGGCAGGGAAGCCCTTAATATTATCATCGATTCAAAAGGGAATAAAAGGCCCGTCGATCTTCTTATTACAGACATGCAGATGCCTCAAATGGATGGTTTGGAACTTATTGATGAAATAAGAAAATCAGGAGCTGCCATGCCGGTCATAGCCATGACCGGTAACAGGGATGTCACTATTCGTTATTCTCTAATGGAAAAAGACTTCAGCCACTGCTTATTCAAACCTTTTGGAAAAGATGAACTTCTCAATTCAATCAACGCAGCCATTGAAGAAAGGGACGGCAATAAAAAAGCGCCTAAAAAGACTTATAAAGAAAAGAAGTATTCCTGA
- a CDS encoding prepilin-type N-terminal cleavage/methylation domain-containing protein produces MNPLKKESGFTLIEVLIGLFIIMVGLLAHAAFTVTVIRENNNSGNYTEASALAQDKLEELINLPFTNNTTHAFLKDVNAGNNSAAGLLTITAADVDHREVGINEFGNFGGFYTRTWNVWDVAAVRKDIAVIVSWQSAGGSVKKTSYTTTLMRKRIEKSE; encoded by the coding sequence GTGAACCCTCTGAAAAAAGAAAGCGGCTTTACACTTATCGAGGTTCTGATCGGCTTATTCATCATCATGGTTGGACTGCTGGCCCATGCCGCCTTTACCGTAACCGTCATTCGGGAAAACAACAATAGCGGGAATTACACGGAAGCATCAGCTCTGGCCCAGGATAAACTGGAAGAGTTGATAAATTTGCCCTTTACCAATAACACTACCCATGCTTTTCTGAAAGACGTCAATGCAGGAAATAACAGCGCAGCAGGATTGCTCACAATTACTGCTGCCGACGTCGACCACCGGGAAGTCGGCATCAATGAATTTGGAAATTTCGGCGGGTTTTATACGAGAACGTGGAATGTGTGGGACGTTGCCGCCGTGAGAAAAGATATTGCAGTCATTGTCAGTTGGCAAAGCGCCGGCGGGTCTGTAAAAAAAACCTCCTATACAACTACCCTGATGAGGAAGAGGATAGAGAAGAGTGAGTGA
- a CDS encoding prepilin-type N-terminal cleavage/methylation domain-containing protein — MSEAMSTINCEKIKVKLLSKRGFSLIEVVIAMSMSLFILSAAYAILIKDMKTYSAQDNIVRMQQDGRFAMALISKKIRMAGFDPMKTQNFGITGSNYSFTNNSAIISSNNSLFFTFDENKNGIIDSNPTEKIGYRISDTDGDGLSDSLQIDSITGGWKTLKGNVIGFDVVYTYSNGDLSTGPAGLPDNSDGDSNNDLRNVRLIEVTLTSRTSKEDRSYSGGFNLKGTATDGTCRTYSLRSRIRPRNIGL; from the coding sequence GTGAGTGAAGCCATGTCAACAATCAATTGTGAGAAAATCAAGGTAAAACTGCTGAGCAAAAGGGGATTTTCCCTTATCGAAGTAGTGATTGCCATGAGTATGTCACTTTTTATCCTTTCAGCCGCCTATGCCATCCTCATTAAAGATATGAAAACATACTCGGCTCAGGATAATATTGTAAGAATGCAGCAGGATGGAAGATTCGCCATGGCCTTAATAAGTAAAAAGATCCGTATGGCCGGATTCGACCCGATGAAAACACAAAATTTCGGCATTACCGGCAGCAATTACAGTTTCACTAATAATTCAGCGATAATATCTTCAAACAACAGCCTCTTCTTTACCTTTGATGAAAATAAAAATGGAATCATTGACAGCAATCCCACTGAAAAGATCGGCTACAGGATAAGCGATACTGATGGCGACGGCCTTTCGGACAGCCTTCAAATCGATTCCATTACAGGGGGGTGGAAAACTCTGAAAGGAAATGTGATAGGGTTTGATGTTGTTTACACCTATAGCAACGGGGATCTCAGCACGGGACCGGCAGGACTTCCCGACAACTCAGACGGCGATAGTAATAATGATTTGAGGAATGTCCGTCTCATCGAAGTTACGCTCACGTCACGCACATCGAAAGAAGACAGAAGTTATTCGGGGGGATTTAACCTCAAGGGAACGGCTACAGACGGTACATGCAGAACCTATTCTCTCAGGTCAAGAATCAGGCCAAGAAATATCGGCCTGTAA